The sequence below is a genomic window from Massilia oculi.
TCACCGCGCCTTGCGTCCCGGCACCGTTCAGCAGATTGGCCGGAAGGCCGATGCCAAGCGCCGCATAAGAATAGAACTGCGCTTCCAGATACTCGAGATTGAGCGCGAAATTGAGGATGTCGACATCGGTCGGCGTCGCAGCCTGCGCGATGGCGTCCTTGACCGAGCCGCCGCAGGCGCTCAGGAAAGTACCGCCCACCATGCCGACGCTGATGCCGCCGACATTCTTGAAGAAGGAACGCCGTTGTTCGAGCTTTTGCTTGCGTGATTCGAGTAGTGCCAAGGTCACATTCGTGTCTGTCATGGTAGTTCTCCTGTTGGAATAACGTCAAGAAACCGGGCCAGCGCGTGCTCGAAAATTTCAATCAGGAAATCTGCTTGAAACCGGCGACACAACGCATACAGCTTGTACTCGCGAAGGCTGCGTTCGGTTTCAACTATTTGAGGACGCGCATGGTCTCTCGCGTGCGCGTGCTGGGCGATATCGCGTGATATTGTCGAAACGAGCAGCTCTCCGTCCAATGCGCTAACTTCAAGGTGCCAGGTGCCAGACTCCAACCCGATCGATCCCGAACAGCTGAGGGGCTGGCTACAGGCAGCGGCGCGGCAAGATGGGCGGGCTTTCCGCCTGCTCTACGACGCCACATCGCCAAGACTGTTTGGCTACGCGTTGCGCATATTGGGTAAACGGGAGTTGGCAGAGGAAGCCGTGCAGGATGGATTTGTCGCGATCTGGCATGGCGCGGCCAGTTATCAGGCACAGCTGGCCGCACCCATGACGTGGATGACCACCATCGTGCGCAACAAGGCGCTCAACCTGCTGCGCAGACATGCGCACGACGCCGGCATCGATGGCCCGGTGTTCGACGAGTGCGTCATGGCCGCACTGCACGATCCGCAAGCAACGCCTGTCGATGCCTTGCTCATCAGCCGCGAAGCCAAGGCGCTGGCCCATTGCATGTCGACGCTCGGGGGCGCCCACCGGCAAGTCGTGGGGCTGGCATTCTTCCATGACCTGTCGCACAGCGAGGTGGCGCAGCAGATGGCCATACCCATCGGCACCGTCAAGACCTGGATCCGGCGCAGCCTCGAACGTCTCAAGACCTGCATGGCGAAAGGCGAACGGCCATGAAGCTGCGCGACCATCCCGTCCTGTCCGACAAACTGGCCGCCGAATACGTGCTGGGTACGCTCAAGGGAGGCGCGCGGCGGCGCTTCGAGACCCATCTGCGCGAGGACCCGGCGTTGCGCCGCCTGGTGAACGAATGGGAAGAACGCCTGGCGCCGATGGCCGAGTTCTCGCCCCCGCAACTTGCTCCCGAGCGGGTCTGGCTGTCCATCGAACGACGGCTCGGATTGCAGCGCCGTCACGCCACCTGGCAATTCTGGCGCAGCGAATCGCTGGTCTTCTGGCGCACGCTTGGACTGGCCTCGATGGGCTGCGCACTGCTTCTGGTGGGCGTGATCAGTTCGTCGCTGCTGGACCGTCCACAGGTCGATTATCTCGCCACGCT
It includes:
- a CDS encoding RNA polymerase sigma factor, whose amino-acid sequence is MPDSNPIDPEQLRGWLQAAARQDGRAFRLLYDATSPRLFGYALRILGKRELAEEAVQDGFVAIWHGAASYQAQLAAPMTWMTTIVRNKALNLLRRHAHDAGIDGPVFDECVMAALHDPQATPVDALLISREAKALAHCMSTLGGAHRQVVGLAFFHDLSHSEVAQQMAIPIGTVKTWIRRSLERLKTCMAKGERP
- a CDS encoding anti-sigma factor, translated to MKLRDHPVLSDKLAAEYVLGTLKGGARRRFETHLREDPALRRLVNEWEERLAPMAEFSPPQLAPERVWLSIERRLGLQRRHATWQFWRSESLVFWRTLGLASMGCALLLVGVISSSLLDRPQVDYLATLQDDKARTALLLTGDARREILTVRLVEPAPVAADRSLQLWAVPKQGNPRSIGVLSDRGVIELGLSRTAIGDDVALLAVSLEPRGGSPNPDGPTGPILYKGNWVRIL